A part of Streptomyces sp. DSM 40750 genomic DNA contains:
- a CDS encoding MBL fold metallo-hydrolase, producing MPLSLTVLGTASPHPGPGRPTSGYLLRGGGAEVWVDAGFGTFAELQRHTDPTRLTAIWISHLHADHSADLVAAMYGFAYGGLTLPAPLPVYAPGACAQRLAGFFGRPDTTFLDGVFDFRPLYDGHTVRHWNLTLTARAVVHDVEAYGLRAECQGRVFAYSGDSGPCEALSLLAGSADLFLCEADVDTHREGEPRVHLTPEEAGTYAKGASRLLITHVGPTLTPEGATGRAAVVFGGPTESAREGDTKIV from the coding sequence ATGCCCCTGAGCCTCACCGTCCTCGGCACCGCCTCACCGCATCCCGGTCCGGGCCGGCCCACCTCCGGTTATCTGCTGCGCGGCGGGGGCGCCGAGGTATGGGTGGACGCGGGGTTCGGGACCTTCGCCGAGTTGCAGCGGCACACGGATCCCACCCGGCTCACGGCGATCTGGATCTCCCATCTGCACGCGGACCACAGCGCCGATCTGGTGGCCGCGATGTACGGGTTCGCGTACGGCGGCCTCACCCTGCCCGCGCCGCTGCCCGTCTACGCGCCGGGCGCCTGCGCACAGCGCCTGGCGGGCTTCTTCGGGCGGCCGGACACCACGTTCCTGGACGGGGTGTTCGACTTCCGGCCCCTGTACGACGGCCATACGGTCCGGCACTGGAACCTCACCCTCACCGCCCGCGCCGTCGTCCACGACGTGGAGGCGTACGGGCTGCGCGCCGAGTGCCAGGGGCGGGTGTTCGCCTACTCCGGGGACAGCGGTCCGTGCGAGGCGCTGTCCCTGCTCGCCGGCAGCGCCGACCTGTTCCTGTGCGAGGCGGACGTCGACACGCATCGCGAAGGCGAACCCCGGGTGCATCTCACGCCGGAGGAGGCCGGGACGTACGCCAAGGGCGCGAGCCGGCTGCTCATCACACATGTGGGTCCCACGCTGACGCCGGAGGGGGCGACCGGGCGGGCCGCCGTGGTCTTCGGGGGTCCCACCGAGAGCGCGCGTGAGGGCGACACCAAGATCGTGTGA
- a CDS encoding TIGR03086 family metal-binding protein, with protein MTDHGSTDSTPLDLAPQARVVARLTQAVRDDQLSDSTACPEYAVHNLLGHLLGLAIAFRDAGRKDLGPTTDTDPQAAVPDIGPGWREELPQVLDELAEAWRDPAAWTGETRAGGVSLPGAVAGAVAVDELVVHGWDLARATGQAYEPDPAALAATHSFLAAAVDDPGRGEIFDPVVPVPDDAPLLDRVIGLSGRDPFWKP; from the coding sequence ATGACCGACCACGGCTCGACCGACTCGACCCCCCTCGACCTCGCCCCCCAGGCCCGTGTCGTCGCCCGCCTCACCCAGGCCGTGCGCGACGACCAGCTCTCCGACTCCACTGCGTGCCCGGAGTACGCCGTGCACAACCTCCTCGGGCATCTGCTCGGTCTCGCCATCGCCTTCCGTGACGCGGGCCGGAAGGACCTGGGTCCCACGACGGACACCGATCCGCAGGCGGCGGTGCCGGACATCGGGCCGGGCTGGCGCGAGGAGCTGCCTCAGGTGCTCGACGAGCTCGCCGAGGCCTGGCGCGACCCCGCCGCCTGGACGGGTGAGACCCGGGCGGGCGGGGTGTCGCTGCCGGGGGCCGTCGCCGGTGCCGTGGCGGTGGACGAGCTGGTCGTGCACGGCTGGGACCTCGCCCGGGCCACCGGACAGGCGTACGAACCCGATCCGGCGGCTCTCGCGGCGACGCACTCCTTCCTCGCCGCGGCGGTCGACGACCCCGGGCGCGGCGAGATCTTCGACCCCGTGGTGCCGGTGCCGGACGACGCGCCGCTGCTGGACCGGGTGATCGGTTTGAGCGGACGTGATCCGTTCTGGAAGCCCTAG